From one Sardina pilchardus chromosome 6, fSarPil1.1, whole genome shotgun sequence genomic stretch:
- the LOC134082038 gene encoding G2/M phase-specific E3 ubiquitin-protein ligase-like isoform X2: MLATPKRGEICRLATHLSNQSFPGFFKLGGKRGKKRFFAASTQKSKTVALNFYLLPKNTTLTPLPAEELELLQAGMGRKSVSMPETGDHSEITQVLTDTFPKMENLAGGWLLHKASGGSGRRKLTVIPPEAEGYSVKALRAVSTGGKAILFIVPLQERLDTSPLFLTDMIVAIKSRFFEGPGSQGKNPKYSVTDLDNENFRTVGEVIAVSLAQGGPPPAFFKEWCYNFLCNGEVDLRTLSQEDVTDLESCQLINNVENSTDPESLMVLIDDIVNCGYSSQIKLDNKKSIIRAVVLHSTTRLIPMLQQVRKGLELYGLLDQMAAHPEACYSLFVPGKIEKPDADFIMMHCKAEYSEKGTAEERAERRIMAFFQDFLEELEMSDVKEEEVLTVEHVLKSITGQAHIPILPDEKRHFKITVKFNHECIEQLGPHSVCYPTVSACSQTVTFPIQHLDTLNDFTRIMSEAVRYGGGFHRV, from the exons ATGCTAGCAACTCCTAAGCGCGGTGAAATATGTCGACTGGCGACACACCTCAGCAATCA ATCCTTTCCTGGCTTTTTCAAACTTGGTGGAAAACGTgggaaaaaaagattttttgCTGCCTCTACGCAAAAATCAAAAACGGTAGCACTGAATTTCTACCTGTTGCCAAAAAATACCACCCTCACCCCATTGCCTGCCGAGGAGCTAGAATTGCTTCAGGCAGGCATGGGGAGAAAGAGTGTTTCGATGCCAGAGACTGGTGACCATTCAGAG ATTACGCAAGTCTTGACTGACACGTTTCCAAAAATGGAGAATCTTGCCGGCGGATGGCTCCTACACAAAGCCTCAG GTGGCAGTGGCCGACGCAAACTTACTGTTATACCGCCAGAAGCGGAAGGATACTCTGTAAAAGCTCTTCGAGCTGTCTCTACAGGTGGGAAAGCAATACTTTTCATAGTCCCATTGCAGGAGAGATTGGATACTTCACCTTTGTTCCTGACAG ACATGATTGTAGCCATTAAATCAAGGTTCTTTGAAGGCCCTGGGAGCCAGGGTAAAAACCCAAAGTACTCTGTGACAGACCTTGACAATGAAAACTTCAG AACTGTTGGTGAGGTAATAGCAGTGAGCCTAGCTCAAGGTGGCCCACCCCCTGCTTTTTTCAAAGAATGGTGTTACAACTTCCTTTGCAATGGTGAGGTGGATTTGAGGACACTTTCTCAAGAGGATGTTACGGATCTAGAATCCTGCCAGCTTATCAACAAT gttgAAAACTCAACAGATCCTGAGTCTCTGATGGTTTTGATCGATGACATTGTAAACTGTGGTTACTCAAGCCAGATCAAGCTggacaacaaaaaaagcatAATTCG AGCGGTAGTGCTGCATTCCACCACGAGATTAATTCCAATGCTGCAGCAGGTGCGAAAGGGGCTGGAGCTGTATGGTCTGTTGGACCAGATGGCTGCCCACCCAGAAGCTTGCTATTCACTCTTTGTACCTGGGAAAATTGAAAAG CCTGATGCTGATTTCATAATGATGCACTGCAAGGCAGAATACAGTGAGAAGGGAACTGCTGAAgaaagggcagagaggaggataaTGGCCTTTTTCCAAGACTTTTTGGAGGAATTGGAGATGTCAG ATGTGAAAGAAGAAGAGGTTCTAACAGTGGAGCATGTGTTGAAGTCGATAACTGGTCAAGCCCACATCCCTATCCTCCCAGATGAGAAGAGACATTTCAAGATTACTGTGAAGTTCAACCATGAATGCATTGAGCAACTAGGACCACACTCCGTGTGTTACCCAACTGTGAGCGCATGTTCTCAAACAGTGACCTTCCCAATACAGCATCTGGACACTCTCAATGATTTTACAAGAATCATGAGTGAAGCTGTTCGCTATGGTGGTGGATTTCACAGAGTCTAA
- the LOC134082038 gene encoding uncharacterized protein LOC134082038 isoform X1, with amino-acid sequence MSTGDTPQQSGHGTIESAVRNLVDLLLLNTQNSSVQSASSPTSHPPAPSAPHSPAPSSSRNFSVQEEMSRSFPGFFKLGGKRGKKRFFAASTQKSKTVALNFYLLPKNTTLTPLPAEELELLQAGMGRKSVSMPETGDHSEITQVLTDTFPKMENLAGGWLLHKASGGSGRRKLTVIPPEAEGYSVKALRAVSTGGKAILFIVPLQERLDTSPLFLTDMIVAIKSRFFEGPGSQGKNPKYSVTDLDNENFRTVGEVIAVSLAQGGPPPAFFKEWCYNFLCNGEVDLRTLSQEDVTDLESCQLINNVENSTDPESLMVLIDDIVNCGYSSQIKLDNKKSIIRAVVLHSTTRLIPMLQQVRKGLELYGLLDQMAAHPEACYSLFVPGKIEKPDADFIMMHCKAEYSEKGTAEERAERRIMAFFQDFLEELEMSDVKEEEVLTVEHVLKSITGQAHIPILPDEKRHFKITVKFNHECIEQLGPHSVCYPTVSACSQTVTFPIQHLDTLNDFTRIMSEAVRYGGGFHRV; translated from the exons ATGTCGACTGGCGACACACCTCAGCAATCA GGCCATGGAACTATAGAGTCAGCGGTCAGGAACCTGGTCGATTTGCTGCTGCTCAACACCCAGAATAGTTCAGTTCAGTCTGCCTCTTCCCCCACTTCACATCCACCTGCCCCCTCTGCTCCACATTCACCTGCCCCCTCGTCTTCTCGAAACTTTAGTGTTCAAGAAGAAATGTCAAG ATCCTTTCCTGGCTTTTTCAAACTTGGTGGAAAACGTgggaaaaaaagattttttgCTGCCTCTACGCAAAAATCAAAAACGGTAGCACTGAATTTCTACCTGTTGCCAAAAAATACCACCCTCACCCCATTGCCTGCCGAGGAGCTAGAATTGCTTCAGGCAGGCATGGGGAGAAAGAGTGTTTCGATGCCAGAGACTGGTGACCATTCAGAG ATTACGCAAGTCTTGACTGACACGTTTCCAAAAATGGAGAATCTTGCCGGCGGATGGCTCCTACACAAAGCCTCAG GTGGCAGTGGCCGACGCAAACTTACTGTTATACCGCCAGAAGCGGAAGGATACTCTGTAAAAGCTCTTCGAGCTGTCTCTACAGGTGGGAAAGCAATACTTTTCATAGTCCCATTGCAGGAGAGATTGGATACTTCACCTTTGTTCCTGACAG ACATGATTGTAGCCATTAAATCAAGGTTCTTTGAAGGCCCTGGGAGCCAGGGTAAAAACCCAAAGTACTCTGTGACAGACCTTGACAATGAAAACTTCAG AACTGTTGGTGAGGTAATAGCAGTGAGCCTAGCTCAAGGTGGCCCACCCCCTGCTTTTTTCAAAGAATGGTGTTACAACTTCCTTTGCAATGGTGAGGTGGATTTGAGGACACTTTCTCAAGAGGATGTTACGGATCTAGAATCCTGCCAGCTTATCAACAAT gttgAAAACTCAACAGATCCTGAGTCTCTGATGGTTTTGATCGATGACATTGTAAACTGTGGTTACTCAAGCCAGATCAAGCTggacaacaaaaaaagcatAATTCG AGCGGTAGTGCTGCATTCCACCACGAGATTAATTCCAATGCTGCAGCAGGTGCGAAAGGGGCTGGAGCTGTATGGTCTGTTGGACCAGATGGCTGCCCACCCAGAAGCTTGCTATTCACTCTTTGTACCTGGGAAAATTGAAAAG CCTGATGCTGATTTCATAATGATGCACTGCAAGGCAGAATACAGTGAGAAGGGAACTGCTGAAgaaagggcagagaggaggataaTGGCCTTTTTCCAAGACTTTTTGGAGGAATTGGAGATGTCAG ATGTGAAAGAAGAAGAGGTTCTAACAGTGGAGCATGTGTTGAAGTCGATAACTGGTCAAGCCCACATCCCTATCCTCCCAGATGAGAAGAGACATTTCAAGATTACTGTGAAGTTCAACCATGAATGCATTGAGCAACTAGGACCACACTCCGTGTGTTACCCAACTGTGAGCGCATGTTCTCAAACAGTGACCTTCCCAATACAGCATCTGGACACTCTCAATGATTTTACAAGAATCATGAGTGAAGCTGTTCGCTATGGTGGTGGATTTCACAGAGTCTAA